A single genomic interval of Rhododendron vialii isolate Sample 1 chromosome 3a, ASM3025357v1 harbors:
- the LOC131320165 gene encoding transcription repressor OFP8-like, with the protein MDNHNRLKLKISRFLRSSSCGSCKSRTTSDVIARPETLPHTHHQYQLIDLFSPNPHPLPSIFRPKPELFSLPKVPHPSPLLTPRKTDGPKCPPASPMSPFIAFSEFQQPESKPRRKKSRKKRSRAKTTQLLKRGNSDNYYDDSEAEDDDDEKTTLFSSVSLSSDSSDSFRRNRVSYKVNRPVTGECEMGLAPLQGKVKDSFVVKKRSSDPYDDFRSSMVEMIIERQIFGARDLEDLLRTFLSLNSYHHHRVIVQVYTEIWDALFSTLS; encoded by the coding sequence atggATAACCACAACCGGTTGAAACTGAAAATCTCCCGCTTCCTCCGATCATCATCATGCGGGTCTTGTAAGTCCCGAACCACCTCGGACGTCATCGCCCGACCCGAAACCCTCCCCCACACCCACCACCAGTACCAACTGATCGACCTCTTCTCTCCCAACCCCCACCCACTGCCTTCCATTTTCAGACCCAAGCCAGAACTCTTTTCACTACCCAAAGTACCCCACCCGAGCCCTCTTCTCACCCCACGAAAAACCGATGGCCCAAAATGCCCCCCTGCTTCACCCATGTCCCCTTTCATCGCATTTTCCGAATTCCAACAACCAGAGTCGAAACCCAGAAGAAAAAAGTCGAGAAAGAAGAGGAGTAGAGCAAAAACGACCCAGTTGTTAAAAAGGGGTAATTCCGACAATTACTATGATGATAGCGAAGCAGAGGATGATGACGATGAGAAAACGACTCTGTTCTCCtccgtttctctctcctccgatTCGTCCGATTCTTTCAGGAGAAACAGAGTGAGTTACAAGGTGAACAGGCCGGTAACGGGGGAATGCGAGATGGGTTTGGCTCCATTGCAGGGGAAAGTGAAAGACAGCTTCGTGGTGAAGAAGCGGTCGAGCGACCCGTACGACGATTTCAGGAGCTCGATGGTGGAGATGATCATCGAGAGGCAGATTTTCGGAGCGAGGGATCTGGAGGATCTGTTGCGGACTTTTCTTTCGTTGAATTCGTATCATCATCATAGGGTAATCGTTCAAGTGTACACGGAGATTTGGGATGCTCTGTTTTCTACGTTGTCTTGA